In Panthera uncia isolate 11264 chromosome B4, Puncia_PCG_1.0, whole genome shotgun sequence, one genomic interval encodes:
- the LOC125920374 gene encoding cytochrome P450 2D15, producing the protein MGLLTGDALGPLAIAVALFLLLVDLLHRRRFWAARFPPGPMPLPLLGNLLQMDFQDTLFYFDRLRRRFGDVFSLQLAWTPVVVLNGLEAVREALVYHSEDTADRPPMPIYEHLGFGPRSQGVFMARYGREWREQRRFALSTLRNFGLGKKSLEQWVTEEASCLCAAFADHAGRPFSPRALLNKAVSNVIASLTYGRRFEYDDPRLHKLIDGALKGLQEDSGFAREALNSIPVLLHIPGLADKVFSNQKALMTLLNELVQEHRITRDPTQPPRDLTDAFLDEIEKARGNPESSFNDENMLMVTADLFLAGMLSTSATLAWALLLMILHPDVQRRVQREIDEVLGPEQRPAMADQTRMPFTMAVMHEVQRFGDLVPLGMPHMTSRDIEVQGFLIPKGTTLITNLSSVLKDKTVWKKPFRFHPEHFLDAQGQFVKQEAFMPFSAGRRICLGEPLARMEFFLFFTCLLQRFSFSVPVGQPRPSDHGVFSFLMIPPPYQLCATPR; encoded by the exons ATGGGACTGCTGACCGGGGATGCTCTGGGGCCCCTGGCCATAGCCGTGGCCCTCTTCCTGCTCCTGGTGGACCTTCTGCACAGGCGCAGATTCTGGGCTGCCCGCTTCCCGCCAGGCCCCATGCCGCTGCCGCTGCTGGGCAACCTGCTGCAGATGGACTTCCAGGACACGCTCTTCTACTTCGACCGG CTGCGGCGCCGCTTCGGGGACGTGTTCAGCCTGCAGCTGGCCTGGACGCCCGTGGTCGTGCTCAACGGCCTGGAGGCCGTGCGCGAGGCCTTGGTCTACCACAGCGAGGACACTGCCGACCGCCCACCTATGCCGATCTACGAGCACCTGGGGTTCGGGCCGCGCTCCCAAG gggTGTTCATGGCGCGCTACGGGCGCGAGTGGCGCGAGCAGCGGCGCTTCGCCTTGTCCACCCTGCGCAACTTCGGCCTGGGCAAGAAGTCACTGGAGCAGTGGGTGACCGAGGAGGCGTCGTGCCTCTGTGCAGCCTTCGCCGACCATGCCG GACGCCCTTTTAGCCCCAGGGCCCTTCTGAATAAAGCTGTGAGCAACGTGATCGCTTCCCTCACCTACGGGCGCCGCTTCGAGTACGACGACCCGCGCCTCCACAAGCTGATAGACGGAGCACTGAAGGGACTGCAGGAGGACAGCGGCTTCGCGCGAGAG GCCCTGAACTCCATCCCTGTGCTCCTGCACATCCCGGGACTGGCTGACAAGGTCTTCTCAAACCAGAAAGCCTTAATGACCCTCCTGAATGAACTAGTCCAGGAACACAGGATCACCCGGGACCCAACCCAGCCACCCCGAGACCTGACTGACGCCTTCCTGGATGAAATAGAAAAG GCTAGGGGGAACCCCGAGAGCAGCTTCAATGATGAGAACATGCTCATGGTGACAGCCGACCTGTTTCTTGCTGGGATGCTGTCCACCTCAGCCACGCTGGCCTGGGCCCTCCTGCTCATGATCTTGCACCCGGACGTGCAGC GACGCGTCCAACGGGAGATAGATGAAGTGTTAGGGCCGGAGCAGCGACCAGCGATGGCGGACCAGACCCGCATGCCCTTCACCATGGCCGTGATGCACGAGGTGCAGCGCTTTGGGGACCTCGTCCCACTGGGCATGCCCCACATGACATCCCGAGACATTGAAGTACAGGGCTTTCTCATCCCCAAG GGGACAACACTTATCACCAACCTATCGTCAGTGCTGAAGGACAAGACGGTCTGGAAGAAGCCCTTCCGTTTCCACCCCGAGCACTTCCTGGATGCCCAGGGCCAATTCGTCAAGCAGGAGGCCTTCATGCCCTTCTCTGCAG GCCGCCGCATATGCCTCGGGGAGCCCCTGGCCCGCATGgagttcttcctcttcttcacctGTCTGCTACAGCGCTTCAGCTTTTCCGTGCCTGTGGGGCAACCCCGGCCCAGCGACCATGGTGTCTTTTCCTTCCTGATGATCCCACCCCCCTACCAGCTCTGTGCCACGCCCCGCTAG